The Vibrio pomeroyi genome window below encodes:
- a CDS encoding cell division protein FtsQ/DivIB, translating into MVESTFSENRHLFSLPSLKKHALGGSFFVMVLLFIGFLFYTTLTWMWDDQRLPLSKIVLQGDLTYVTAGDVQHAFGELEHIGTFMSQDIGVLQDSLEALPWVSVVSIRKQWPDTIKVFLTEYHAAAIWNGNMLLNDDGQVFNGDIGLLKGDRVKLYGPDGTSQEVIEKWRQITPLINSLGLTVTSLVLNERRAWQIILDNGIRLELGKDSLDERVERFISLYNELGSKANQVSYIDLRYDTGAAVGWFPEQELEESTDD; encoded by the coding sequence TTGGTAGAAAGTACTTTTAGCGAAAACCGCCACCTATTCAGTTTACCGTCGCTCAAGAAACACGCCTTAGGCGGGTCTTTTTTTGTCATGGTATTGCTATTCATTGGGTTTCTTTTCTATACCACACTGACTTGGATGTGGGACGATCAGCGATTGCCTCTCTCCAAAATAGTACTTCAAGGCGACTTAACTTACGTAACCGCTGGTGATGTTCAACATGCCTTTGGCGAGCTTGAACACATTGGAACATTTATGTCGCAAGACATCGGCGTGTTGCAAGACAGTTTAGAAGCGTTACCTTGGGTATCTGTTGTCTCTATTCGTAAGCAGTGGCCAGACACAATAAAAGTATTTTTGACTGAGTACCATGCGGCAGCAATCTGGAACGGCAACATGCTGCTGAATGACGATGGTCAGGTGTTCAATGGTGATATCGGCCTATTAAAGGGCGATAGAGTTAAGCTTTACGGCCCAGACGGCACCAGCCAAGAAGTGATAGAAAAGTGGCGACAGATAACCCCTTTGATTAACAGTCTTGGGTTAACCGTTACCTCGCTCGTTCTCAATGAGCGTCGCGCTTGGCAAATAATCCTAGATAACGGTATCCGTTTAGAACTAGGTAAAGATTCTTTAGATGAGCGTGTTGAACGCTTCATTTCGCTTTACAACGAGTTAGGTAGTAAGGCGAATCAAGTGAGCTACATCGACCTCAGGTATGATACGGGAGCCGCTGTAGGCTGGTTTCCAGAGCAAGAGTTAGAAGAGAGCACAGATGACTAA
- the murD gene encoding UDP-N-acetylmuramoyl-L-alanine--D-glutamate ligase, which produces MERWQNIQNVVVVGLGVTGLSVVKHLVKYQPHTHVKVIDTRELPPGRESLPESVELHSGSWNTQWLAEADLVVANPGIALATPEIQDVVQAGTPVVGDIELFGWAVNKPVVAITGSNGKSTVTDLTGVLAKAAGLNVGVGGNIGIPALDLLELDADLYVLELSSFQLETTSNLNLAAAAFLNLSEDHMDRYQGMADYREAKLRIFNNAQCAIVNREDKETYPDHTMPLVTFGLDDQEFGISTIDGTEWLIDNGKPVLPTQDLTLVGRHNVANALVSLALLKQVGIDYSKSLEALKAYNGLTHRCQVVADKREIKWVNDSKATNVASTLAALSGLEYQGTLYLLVGGVGKGADFSELKPVLAQLDRVQLCCFGEDAAQFMPLHPSAQKFETMQQIIESISPQLVAGDMVMLSPACASFDQFNNFMARGDAFTELAHEYA; this is translated from the coding sequence ATGGAACGTTGGCAAAATATTCAAAATGTAGTGGTTGTGGGGCTCGGTGTTACCGGGCTCTCTGTCGTTAAACATCTCGTAAAATATCAGCCACACACACATGTGAAGGTAATCGATACGCGAGAACTACCGCCGGGCAGAGAGTCTTTGCCTGAATCGGTAGAGCTGCATTCTGGAAGCTGGAATACCCAATGGTTGGCTGAGGCTGATTTAGTGGTAGCTAATCCAGGTATCGCCTTAGCAACCCCTGAAATTCAAGATGTTGTTCAAGCTGGTACGCCTGTTGTCGGTGACATTGAGTTGTTTGGCTGGGCGGTGAATAAACCCGTCGTGGCGATCACAGGCTCAAATGGCAAGAGTACCGTGACGGATTTGACTGGTGTGCTTGCTAAAGCGGCAGGGCTTAACGTTGGTGTCGGTGGCAATATTGGTATTCCGGCTTTAGACCTTCTTGAGCTTGATGCGGATTTGTATGTTCTTGAGCTCTCAAGCTTCCAGTTAGAAACCACATCGAACCTGAACCTTGCTGCAGCAGCCTTTTTGAACCTGTCAGAAGATCACATGGATCGCTATCAGGGTATGGCTGATTATCGCGAGGCTAAGTTAAGAATCTTTAATAACGCGCAGTGTGCGATTGTAAATCGAGAAGACAAAGAGACTTACCCAGACCACACAATGCCATTGGTGACATTTGGACTCGATGACCAAGAGTTTGGTATATCGACGATTGATGGCACTGAGTGGTTAATCGATAACGGTAAACCAGTACTTCCTACTCAAGATTTAACATTGGTTGGACGTCATAATGTGGCGAATGCGTTAGTCTCTTTAGCGTTATTGAAGCAAGTTGGTATTGATTACAGCAAAAGTCTTGAAGCTTTGAAAGCTTACAATGGTTTGACTCACCGCTGCCAAGTGGTGGCTGACAAGCGCGAAATCAAATGGGTTAACGACTCAAAAGCAACCAACGTAGCGAGTACATTAGCGGCTCTGTCTGGTTTAGAGTACCAAGGTACTTTGTATCTCTTGGTTGGCGGTGTTGGCAAAGGTGCTGACTTTAGCGAGCTTAAACCTGTATTGGCGCAACTAGATCGTGTTCAGTTGTGTTGCTTCGGTGAAGATGCTGCGCAATTTATGCCGCTGCATCCATCAGCACAAAAGTTCGAAACCATGCAGCAGATAATCGAATCTATCTCACCACAACTGGTGGCTGGAGATATGGTGATGCTGTCTCCTGCGTGCGCGAGCTTCGATCAATTTAATAATTTCATGGCGAGAGGTGACGCGTTCACTGAACTTGCTCATGAGTATGCCTAA
- the murG gene encoding undecaprenyldiphospho-muramoylpentapeptide beta-N-acetylglucosaminyltransferase has protein sequence MKQNKKLLVMAGGTGGHVFPGLAVAKKLQQQGWEIRWLGTADRMEADLVPKHGIEIDFIKVKGLRGQGISKLIKAPFQIINAILQARQHIKAWQPDVVLGMGGYVSGPGGIAAWLSGIPVVLHEQNAVAGLTNQWLSKIAKKVFQAFPGAFPTAEVVGNPVREDVVALAEPKQRMAEREGDIRILVMGGSQGAKILNDTLPVTMAQLGEGFTVMHQAGKNNQQQVIEQYKSHSVDNVQVTEFIDDVAQAYEWADLLVCRSGALTVSEVSAAGVGSIFVPFMHKDRQQALNADHLVECGAALMIEQPQLTADKLANTIAELDRNELKMMATKARQAAKLDADVTVAEAIKALAK, from the coding sequence ATGAAACAAAACAAAAAACTTTTAGTGATGGCTGGTGGTACTGGCGGTCACGTTTTCCCAGGGTTAGCGGTGGCTAAAAAGCTTCAGCAGCAAGGTTGGGAAATTCGCTGGTTAGGAACCGCCGACCGAATGGAAGCGGATTTAGTGCCAAAGCATGGTATTGAGATCGACTTCATCAAAGTGAAAGGCCTGCGCGGTCAAGGTATTAGCAAGTTAATTAAAGCGCCGTTCCAGATTATCAATGCCATACTTCAAGCAAGGCAACACATCAAAGCATGGCAGCCAGATGTGGTGCTTGGTATGGGCGGCTACGTAAGTGGTCCCGGCGGTATCGCGGCATGGTTGTCTGGCATTCCAGTGGTACTGCATGAGCAAAACGCAGTGGCTGGTTTAACTAACCAATGGCTGTCTAAGATTGCTAAAAAGGTATTCCAAGCTTTCCCTGGTGCATTTCCTACTGCAGAAGTGGTAGGTAATCCTGTACGTGAAGATGTGGTTGCCTTAGCTGAACCAAAGCAACGCATGGCTGAGCGTGAAGGTGATATTCGCATCTTGGTGATGGGTGGCAGCCAAGGCGCTAAGATCCTAAATGATACCTTGCCAGTGACGATGGCGCAGCTTGGCGAAGGCTTCACTGTGATGCACCAAGCGGGCAAGAACAACCAACAGCAAGTCATTGAGCAATACAAATCACATTCTGTAGATAATGTTCAAGTGACTGAATTTATTGATGATGTAGCGCAAGCTTATGAGTGGGCAGATCTATTAGTGTGTCGCTCAGGAGCATTAACCGTATCTGAAGTCTCTGCGGCGGGTGTGGGTTCTATCTTCGTTCCGTTTATGCACAAAGACAGACAACAAGCGCTGAACGCCGATCACTTAGTTGAATGTGGCGCTGCGTTAATGATTGAACAGCCTCAACTGACGGCTGATAAGCTAGCGAACACGATCGCCGAGCTTGATAGAAATGAATTAAAAATGATGGCAACAAAAGCTCGTCAAGCAGCCAAGCTTGATGCTGATGTGACCGTCGCTGAAGCGATTAAAGCTTTAGCAAAATAA
- the murC gene encoding UDP-N-acetylmuramate--L-alanine ligase, with product MTIEHTQDLAQIRAMVPEMRRVKSIHFIGIGGAGMSGIAEVLLNEGYQITGSDIAQNPVTDRLVSKGATVYIGHQASNVADASVVVVSTAINEENPEIIAAREARTPIVRRAEMLAELMRFRHGIAVAGTHGKTTTTALVTQIYSEAGLDPTFVNGGLVKSAGTNARLGSSRILIAEADESDASFLHLQPMVSIVTNIEADHMDTYGGDFETLKQTFIDFLHNLPFYGQAVMCVDDPVVRELIPQVSRQVITYGFSENADIRIENYVQEGQQGKFTVVREGKANLDITLNIPGRHNALNASAAIAVATEDDISDEAILKAMAGTEGTGRRFDHLGEYETGKGVAMLVDDYGHHPTEVDVTIQAARSGWADKRLVMIFQPHRYSRTRDLYDDFANVLEQVDVLILLDVYSAGEKPIAGADGRSLSRTIRGRGKIDPIFVADINTLPSVLANVIQGGDLVLTQGAGDVGRVAKQLESLQLDINKMQNA from the coding sequence ATGACGATTGAACATACCCAAGACTTAGCGCAAATCCGTGCAATGGTGCCAGAAATGCGCCGTGTTAAATCTATCCACTTCATTGGTATTGGTGGTGCAGGCATGAGCGGGATCGCTGAAGTCCTGCTAAATGAAGGCTACCAAATCACAGGTTCTGATATTGCTCAAAATCCAGTGACAGATCGTTTAGTTAGCAAGGGCGCTACCGTTTACATTGGTCACCAAGCAAGTAACGTTGCCGATGCAAGTGTGGTGGTGGTATCAACCGCTATCAACGAAGAAAACCCAGAGATTATTGCCGCTCGTGAAGCGCGCACACCTATCGTTCGTCGTGCAGAAATGCTGGCTGAGCTGATGCGTTTTCGTCATGGCATTGCTGTGGCAGGTACGCACGGTAAAACGACAACAACGGCTTTGGTTACACAGATTTACTCTGAAGCAGGTTTAGATCCAACGTTTGTAAACGGCGGTTTAGTGAAAAGCGCGGGTACTAATGCTCGCTTAGGTTCAAGCCGTATCCTTATCGCTGAAGCCGATGAAAGTGATGCGTCATTCTTACATCTGCAACCAATGGTTAGTATCGTAACTAACATTGAAGCAGATCATATGGATACTTACGGCGGTGACTTCGAAACGTTAAAGCAGACGTTTATTGATTTCTTACACAACCTGCCGTTCTACGGTCAGGCTGTGATGTGTGTTGATGACCCAGTAGTACGCGAGCTTATCCCTCAGGTGAGCCGCCAAGTGATTACTTACGGTTTCTCTGAAAATGCAGATATTCGTATTGAAAACTACGTACAAGAAGGTCAACAAGGCAAGTTTACGGTTGTACGTGAAGGCAAAGCGAACCTAGATATTACGTTGAACATTCCAGGTCGCCACAACGCATTGAATGCTTCAGCTGCGATTGCAGTTGCGACTGAAGACGACATCAGCGATGAAGCGATTCTAAAAGCGATGGCGGGAACCGAAGGTACAGGTCGTCGTTTCGATCACCTTGGTGAGTACGAAACGGGTAAAGGCGTGGCGATGTTGGTTGATGATTACGGTCATCACCCAACGGAAGTGGATGTGACGATTCAAGCGGCTCGCAGTGGCTGGGCTGACAAACGTCTCGTGATGATCTTCCAACCGCACCGCTACAGCCGAACGCGTGATTTATATGATGATTTTGCGAACGTTCTTGAACAAGTTGATGTCTTAATCTTATTAGATGTGTATTCAGCAGGTGAGAAACCGATTGCAGGGGCTGACGGGCGTTCACTAAGTCGAACTATTCGTGGGCGTGGTAAGATTGATCCAATCTTTGTTGCTGATATCAACACACTGCCATCGGTTCTAGCCAACGTAATTCAAGGCGGCGACCTTGTTTTAACGCAGGGTGCAGGTGATGTTGGTCGTGTAGCTAAGCAACTTGAATCGCTACAATTAGACATTAATAAAATGCAGAACGCGTAA
- the mraY gene encoding phospho-N-acetylmuramoyl-pentapeptide-transferase encodes MIIWLAELLQPHFSFFRLFEYLSFRAIASILTALCLSLWMGPRLIERLQMLQIGQVVRNDGPESHFSKRGTPTMGGVMILAAIIITVLMWADLSNPYVWAVLVVLGGYGAVGFVDDYRKVVRKNTDGLIARWKYFWQSAIALVVAFALYAHGHDTAATQLVVPFFKDVMPQLGLLYIVLTYFVIVGTSNAVNLTDGLDGLAIMPTVMVAAGFAVIAWATGNVNFAAYLHIPYIPYTSELVVVCTAIVGAGLGFLWFNTYPAQVFMGDVGSLALGGALGVIAVLVRQELVLVIMGGVFVMETLSVILQVGSYKLRGQRIFRMAPIHHHYELKGWPEPRVIVRFWIISMVLVLVGLATLKVR; translated from the coding sequence ATGATAATTTGGCTTGCAGAGCTACTACAGCCACACTTTTCTTTCTTCCGTTTGTTCGAATACCTATCGTTTCGTGCAATCGCGAGTATTTTGACAGCTTTATGTCTGTCGCTGTGGATGGGACCTCGTTTAATTGAGCGTCTGCAAATGCTACAAATTGGCCAAGTTGTTCGTAATGACGGTCCAGAATCTCACTTCAGCAAACGTGGTACACCAACCATGGGCGGTGTGATGATCCTTGCTGCCATCATTATTACAGTATTGATGTGGGCTGATCTTTCAAACCCTTACGTTTGGGCTGTATTGGTTGTTCTTGGCGGTTACGGTGCGGTCGGTTTTGTTGATGACTATCGTAAAGTCGTTCGTAAGAACACCGATGGCTTGATTGCACGCTGGAAGTATTTCTGGCAATCAGCGATTGCATTGGTTGTGGCATTTGCTCTGTATGCTCACGGACACGACACCGCTGCAACGCAATTGGTTGTTCCTTTCTTCAAAGATGTGATGCCACAACTTGGTTTACTGTACATTGTACTAACTTACTTTGTTATTGTGGGTACCAGTAACGCAGTAAACCTAACGGATGGCCTAGATGGCTTGGCGATCATGCCAACGGTTATGGTTGCGGCTGGCTTCGCTGTTATCGCTTGGGCGACAGGTAACGTTAACTTCGCGGCATACCTACACATTCCATACATTCCATACACCTCTGAACTGGTTGTGGTATGTACTGCTATCGTGGGTGCTGGCCTTGGTTTCCTATGGTTTAACACCTACCCAGCACAAGTATTCATGGGTGATGTTGGCTCTCTAGCACTGGGTGGTGCGTTAGGTGTGATTGCGGTACTTGTTCGTCAAGAGTTGGTACTGGTTATTATGGGCGGTGTGTTTGTAATGGAGACCTTGTCAGTAATCCTGCAGGTGGGTTCTTACAAATTGCGTGGTCAACGTATTTTCCGTATGGCACCGATTCACCACCACTATGAGCTTAAAGGCTGGCCTGAGCCGCGCGTAATCGTGCGCTTCTGGATTATCTCAATGGTATTAGTACTGGTTGGCCTAGCGACTCTGAAAGTTCGTTAA
- the ftsA gene encoding cell division protein FtsA — MTKTADDNIIVGLDIGTATISALVGEILPDGQINIIGSGQSPSRGMDKGGVNDLESVVKSVQRAIDQAELMAECQISNVFISLSGKHIASRIEKGMGTISDEEVSQDDMDRAIHTAKSIKIGDEQRILHVIPQEFTIDYQEGIKNPLGLSGVRMEVSVHLISCHSDMARNIIKAVERCGLTVEQIVFSGLASSNAVITEDERELGVCVVDIGAGTMDISIWTGGALRHTEVFSYAGNAVTSDIAFAFGTPVSDAEEIKVNHGCALSELVSKDDSVNVPSVGGRPSRSLQRQTLSEVIEPRYTELMGLVNQTIDTVQLQLRDEGIKHHLAAGVVLTGGAAQIDGLVECAERVFRNQVRVGKPLEVSGLTDYVKEPYHSTAVGLLHYARDCQISDEGDYSEPKRSAPSMSGLFGKLRNWIQKEF; from the coding sequence ATGACTAAGACCGCAGATGACAACATAATCGTTGGTCTTGATATAGGCACTGCGACCATATCAGCTCTGGTTGGTGAAATATTGCCTGATGGTCAAATCAATATCATTGGTTCTGGGCAAAGCCCATCCAGAGGTATGGATAAAGGTGGTGTAAACGACCTAGAGTCGGTAGTTAAGTCGGTTCAGCGAGCTATTGATCAAGCAGAGTTGATGGCGGAATGCCAAATCAGCAATGTGTTTATCTCGCTATCGGGCAAACATATCGCAAGCCGAATTGAAAAAGGCATGGGCACAATCTCTGATGAAGAGGTGTCTCAAGACGATATGGATCGAGCGATCCATACCGCGAAATCAATTAAAATAGGTGATGAGCAGAGAATTCTGCACGTGATCCCACAAGAATTTACCATTGATTATCAAGAAGGGATTAAGAACCCACTTGGCTTATCTGGTGTTCGAATGGAAGTCAGCGTTCACCTAATTTCTTGCCATAGCGACATGGCGAGAAACATTATTAAAGCTGTTGAACGATGTGGTCTCACAGTAGAACAGATCGTGTTTTCAGGACTTGCCTCAAGTAATGCGGTAATTACTGAAGACGAGAGAGAGCTTGGAGTATGTGTGGTAGATATCGGCGCGGGTACGATGGATATTTCCATTTGGACTGGCGGCGCACTGCGACACACAGAAGTCTTTTCCTACGCAGGAAATGCAGTAACCAGTGATATTGCCTTCGCTTTCGGCACGCCAGTGAGCGATGCTGAAGAGATAAAAGTAAACCATGGTTGCGCTCTGAGTGAACTCGTAAGCAAGGATGACTCTGTTAACGTCCCAAGTGTTGGTGGTCGCCCATCGAGAAGTTTGCAACGACAAACTTTGTCGGAAGTGATTGAACCACGTTACACTGAACTTATGGGTCTCGTTAACCAAACTATTGATACGGTTCAATTACAGCTACGAGATGAAGGTATTAAACACCACCTTGCAGCTGGCGTCGTTCTCACTGGTGGAGCGGCTCAAATTGACGGATTGGTAGAGTGTGCGGAACGTGTTTTCCGCAATCAAGTTCGAGTTGGTAAGCCATTAGAAGTTAGTGGCTTAACTGACTATGTTAAAGAGCCGTATCATTCTACGGCGGTTGGTTTACTTCATTACGCAAGAGATTGTCAGATCAGTGATGAAGGTGATTACAGCGAACCTAAGCGTTCAGCACCTTCTATGTCTGGTTTGTTTGGCAAATTGCGTAATTGGATACAAAAAGAGTTTTAA
- the murF gene encoding UDP-N-acetylmuramoyl-tripeptide--D-alanyl-D-alanine ligase, which yields MIDVSLEQICSAVSGQLIEAGKSSNSVINAVSTDTRTVEEGALFVALVGERFDAHDFCHQAVEANASALLVERKLDLNITQVVVEDTKLALGQLSAWIHEQCNVPTMAITGSCGKTTVKEMVASILQQRGKVLFTAGNFNNDIGVPLTLLRSEPSDDYAVIELGANHIGEIAYTTQLVKPQVALVNNVAAAHLEGFGSIDGVKQAKGEIFQGLAAGDTAIVNLESNGGDFWNNVLADKSVLTFSESDSKADYFAKNIRINEQGEACFDMQTPQGAMAVELGIIGQHNVANALAAAALSTQFGATLEEVKSGLANLISVKGRVEVQQLSQNIKLIDDSYNASVPAMKAAAKLLSSFKGQRWLILGNMAELGDESLALHRQVGEYAAPFAFEHVLTYGDDTKVISEVCNGTHFATHQAMIAHIEQHLSLPENASHTLLVKGANSAGMSKIAAALKENFS from the coding sequence ATGATTGATGTATCACTTGAGCAGATCTGCTCAGCGGTGAGCGGTCAGCTGATTGAGGCTGGCAAGTCGAGCAATAGTGTTATTAATGCGGTTTCTACTGACACTCGTACTGTTGAAGAAGGTGCACTGTTTGTTGCTCTTGTTGGTGAACGTTTTGATGCGCATGACTTTTGTCATCAAGCGGTAGAGGCTAATGCGAGCGCGTTGTTAGTCGAACGAAAACTTGACCTAAATATTACTCAAGTTGTTGTTGAAGACACTAAACTTGCTTTAGGTCAGCTAAGTGCTTGGATTCACGAGCAATGTAACGTCCCAACTATGGCGATTACAGGTAGCTGCGGTAAGACGACCGTTAAAGAGATGGTCGCAAGTATTTTACAACAACGTGGCAAGGTACTGTTTACAGCGGGTAACTTCAATAATGATATTGGTGTACCGCTAACTCTGCTACGCAGTGAGCCAAGCGATGACTATGCGGTGATTGAACTGGGCGCGAACCATATCGGTGAAATTGCTTACACCACACAGCTAGTGAAACCACAGGTTGCTTTGGTGAACAATGTTGCTGCGGCGCACTTAGAAGGGTTTGGTTCTATCGATGGTGTTAAGCAAGCGAAAGGTGAAATCTTTCAGGGGCTTGCTGCTGGTGATACTGCTATTGTTAATCTAGAGAGCAACGGTGGTGACTTTTGGAATAACGTACTTGCAGATAAAAGCGTACTGACATTTTCAGAAAGCGACAGCAAGGCGGATTACTTTGCTAAGAATATTCGCATTAATGAGCAAGGTGAAGCTTGCTTTGATATGCAGACACCGCAAGGTGCAATGGCAGTCGAACTTGGCATTATTGGTCAGCACAACGTGGCAAATGCGTTGGCGGCTGCGGCGTTAAGTACTCAATTTGGTGCGACGCTTGAAGAAGTAAAAAGCGGTTTAGCGAACCTTATCTCGGTTAAAGGTCGAGTTGAGGTTCAACAATTAAGTCAGAATATCAAGCTGATAGATGACAGTTATAACGCCAGCGTACCTGCAATGAAGGCAGCAGCAAAATTGCTGTCGAGCTTCAAAGGTCAACGTTGGTTGATTTTAGGCAATATGGCTGAATTAGGCGACGAAAGCCTTGCACTTCACCGTCAAGTCGGTGAATATGCTGCCCCATTCGCTTTTGAGCATGTACTCACTTACGGTGATGATACCAAGGTGATTAGTGAGGTCTGTAACGGAACTCACTTTGCAACGCATCAAGCGATGATCGCGCACATAGAGCAGCACTTAAGCTTGCCAGAAAACGCGTCACATACCTTGTTGGTAAAAGGCGCGAATAGTGCAGGAATGAGTAAAATAGCCGCTGCTTTAAAGGAGAACTTTTCATGA
- the ftsW gene encoding cell division protein FtsW, with translation MQRVKEINQSIWQWLNRATPEALYDRQLVWIALGLMLTGLVMVTSASFPISARLTDQPFHFMFRHAIFLVLALGVSSVILQIPMQRWFQYSMYLLGLSFFLLIVVLAVGKSVNGASRWIPLGLFNLQPAEVAKLSLFIFMAGYLVRKQDEVRKTFFGGFGKPIMVFGAFAVLLLGQPDLGTVVVMLVTLFGMLFIAGAKLSQFIALMVAGIAAVVGLIVIEPYRVRRVTSFWEPWNDPFGSGYQLTQSLMAFGRGDWMGQGLGNSIQKLEYLPEAHTDFVFAVLAEELGFVGVTLVLMLIFSLVFKAILIGKKAFDNDQVFSGYLAFGIGIWFAFQTLVNVGAASGIVPTKGLTLPLISYGGSSLIVMSVAVSMLLRIDHECRIQQKEQADNQNELVE, from the coding sequence GTGCAAAGAGTGAAAGAGATCAATCAATCTATTTGGCAATGGCTTAACCGTGCCACACCAGAGGCGCTCTACGATCGTCAACTGGTTTGGATTGCTCTTGGACTGATGCTGACGGGCTTGGTGATGGTAACGTCGGCTTCGTTCCCAATCAGTGCTCGTTTAACCGATCAGCCGTTTCACTTTATGTTCCGTCATGCCATCTTCCTTGTGTTGGCGTTAGGTGTGTCCAGCGTCATATTGCAGATTCCGATGCAGCGCTGGTTTCAGTACAGTATGTATCTACTTGGCCTGTCCTTCTTCTTGCTGATCGTAGTATTAGCGGTCGGTAAGTCGGTTAACGGTGCATCGCGTTGGATTCCTCTCGGCCTATTTAACCTGCAGCCAGCCGAAGTCGCCAAGCTATCACTGTTTATCTTTATGGCGGGCTACTTGGTTCGAAAACAAGACGAAGTAAGGAAAACCTTCTTCGGTGGTTTCGGTAAACCTATCATGGTGTTTGGCGCCTTTGCTGTGTTGCTGCTCGGTCAACCCGATTTAGGTACCGTAGTCGTAATGCTGGTTACCCTGTTCGGCATGTTATTTATCGCCGGTGCCAAGCTTTCGCAGTTTATTGCCTTGATGGTGGCAGGCATTGCTGCCGTTGTCGGTTTGATTGTCATAGAACCCTACCGTGTTCGACGTGTGACCTCTTTCTGGGAACCTTGGAATGACCCGTTCGGTAGTGGTTACCAGTTAACCCAATCACTGATGGCGTTTGGTCGTGGTGATTGGATGGGGCAAGGGCTTGGCAACTCAATTCAAAAACTCGAATATCTACCGGAAGCACACACCGACTTTGTATTTGCTGTATTGGCAGAAGAGCTCGGTTTCGTTGGTGTTACCTTAGTGCTGATGCTGATCTTTAGCTTGGTGTTTAAAGCCATCCTTATTGGCAAAAAAGCCTTCGATAACGACCAAGTGTTCAGTGGCTATTTGGCTTTCGGTATTGGTATTTGGTTTGCTTTTCAAACGCTTGTTAACGTAGGCGCTGCTTCAGGTATTGTTCCAACTAAAGGTCTAACCTTGCCGTTGATCAGTTATGGTGGTTCAAGTCTTATCGTGATGTCGGTGGCGGTTTCTATGCTGCTGCGTATCGATCACGAATGCCGGATACAACAAAAAGAACAAGCCGACAATCAAAACGAATTAGTAGAATAA